A portion of the Opitutales bacterium genome contains these proteins:
- a CDS encoding metallophosphoesterase, translating into MIPSHKGYRLAWQGVDWILDPGRALFREDTKELLIADWHLGKALKLQESGVAMPEQATVDEFVRVTQLAERYNAHRLVVLGDWIHARLEDGAVLKDRLRRFVKDLRCPVLLLMGNHDRAWSALWRDVGVQTEVSLISSSICYMHGDRKMDTDLPSVMGHFHPGRRVKLGPRQSVLVRGFWLRSRAMILPAFGELTRMSHVEEPQDRFFAILENQYVREV; encoded by the coding sequence ATGATTCCGTCGCACAAGGGTTATCGACTTGCTTGGCAAGGTGTGGATTGGATCTTGGATCCGGGTAGGGCCCTATTTCGTGAAGATACGAAGGAGCTTCTTATTGCAGATTGGCATCTTGGAAAGGCCCTGAAGTTACAAGAATCTGGGGTAGCGATGCCGGAGCAAGCAACGGTGGATGAGTTTGTTAGAGTCACCCAATTGGCTGAACGGTATAACGCGCATCGTTTAGTTGTGCTGGGCGATTGGATTCATGCACGACTCGAAGACGGTGCGGTGTTGAAAGATAGGCTCAGACGCTTTGTTAAAGACTTACGGTGCCCCGTGCTCCTGCTTATGGGAAACCACGATCGCGCTTGGTCTGCGTTGTGGCGTGACGTCGGTGTGCAAACTGAGGTGAGCCTCATTTCCTCATCGATTTGTTATATGCATGGCGATCGAAAAATGGATACGGATCTTCCATCTGTTATGGGGCACTTCCACCCTGGGCGTCGGGTTAAACTCGGTCCGAGGCAGAGTGTTTTGGTTCGCGGGTTCTGGTTGCGTTCGAGGGCGATGATATTACCGGCATTTGGTGAACTGACACGGATGTCTCATGTGGAAGAGCCGCAAGATCGTTTTTTCGCTATTCTTGAAAATCAGTATGTCCGTGAAGTTTAG
- the ribF gene encoding riboflavin biosynthesis protein RibF, with protein MEHVRTLEEAGAVASGKGPVFLAVGMFDGVHLGHQSVLDAARRLSRLRGGMVAVLTFWPHPSRLFTPEDPKLMILNPYQKRFKLATNGVDLMIELNFDADFASLDAEAFIPMLKKHLPELKQIFVGENFRYGAQRAGDITSLIEQASAEQIQVFSGNRVRAGGEAISSTRIRSQISRGDIAAANQLLGYTYVCGGEVIPGKQNGRKIGFPTMNLVWNPDLKPRYGVYQVEVEKSGADADGARMPSVANYGLRPTVGDLKEPLLEVHVLDRDPHVTPGDPLRVYWHDFIRPEMKFDGFDSLKSQIAQDVNSARKQFGLDE; from the coding sequence ATGGAGCACGTAAGAACACTTGAAGAAGCTGGGGCGGTAGCGTCTGGAAAAGGCCCTGTGTTTTTAGCTGTGGGTATGTTTGATGGCGTGCATTTGGGTCATCAGTCAGTACTCGATGCCGCTCGGAGACTGTCTCGACTGCGCGGTGGCATGGTGGCAGTGCTGACATTTTGGCCTCATCCGAGCCGGTTGTTTACCCCGGAAGATCCCAAGCTAATGATTCTGAACCCCTATCAGAAGAGATTTAAGCTAGCGACGAACGGGGTGGATCTAATGATAGAACTCAACTTCGACGCTGACTTCGCATCCCTCGACGCAGAAGCCTTCATTCCAATGCTCAAGAAGCATCTGCCTGAATTGAAGCAAATATTTGTTGGAGAGAATTTCCGTTACGGAGCGCAGCGCGCCGGAGATATTACTTCTCTGATAGAGCAGGCGTCGGCAGAACAGATCCAGGTGTTTTCTGGTAACCGTGTACGGGCTGGTGGGGAGGCGATCAGCAGCACCCGTATCCGAAGCCAGATCTCAAGAGGTGACATTGCAGCAGCAAACCAGCTTCTAGGATATACTTATGTGTGTGGAGGCGAAGTGATTCCCGGAAAGCAAAATGGGCGTAAAATTGGGTTCCCCACAATGAACTTAGTATGGAATCCAGATTTAAAACCGCGCTATGGCGTCTATCAGGTGGAGGTGGAGAAATCCGGTGCTGACGCCGATGGTGCGCGTATGCCGTCTGTCGCTAACTACGGCCTCAGGCCGACGGTGGGTGATCTGAAGGAGCCGCTTCTTGAGGTGCATGTCTTGGATCGCGATCCTCATGTTACACCCGGAGATCCTTTGCGTGTTTATTGGCATGATTTCATTCGTCCCGAAATGAAGTTTGATGGTTTTGACTCTCTGAAAAGTCAAATTGCTCAGGACGTGAACAGTGCACGCAAGCAGTTTGGCTTAGACGAGTGA
- the truB gene encoding tRNA pseudouridine(55) synthase TruB, giving the protein MSVQENKPEGVLLVDKPQGITSHDVVDRVRRIYQLKQVGHAGTLDPMATGLMIVLVGRATKISQFLMSLDKVYTGTITLGVETDSYDADGEVLDTKPVPELREESLMMSMAAFVGDQYQEPPMFSAKKIKGVPLYKMARKGKTVEREPRFIRVSKFEMKRFETPDIDFELACSKGTYVRSVAHDLGAKLECGAHLSALRRTKIDRFLISESHDLESLKEMSNADKRSVLIPVNKAVPSHVMS; this is encoded by the coding sequence ATGTCTGTTCAGGAAAACAAACCAGAGGGTGTTCTTTTAGTAGATAAACCTCAGGGCATTACGTCCCACGATGTGGTAGATCGTGTGCGTCGGATATATCAATTAAAGCAAGTCGGGCATGCGGGCACTCTCGATCCCATGGCCACCGGGTTGATGATTGTGCTCGTGGGGCGTGCTACCAAAATTTCGCAGTTCTTGATGAGTCTCGACAAGGTCTACACCGGGACGATTACGCTCGGTGTCGAAACAGATTCTTATGACGCAGATGGTGAGGTTTTGGACACAAAGCCGGTGCCGGAGCTGCGCGAGGAGAGCCTCATGATGTCAATGGCTGCTTTCGTTGGCGACCAATACCAGGAACCCCCAATGTTCTCGGCAAAGAAGATCAAAGGAGTGCCGCTCTACAAAATGGCACGTAAAGGTAAGACGGTGGAGCGCGAGCCACGGTTTATACGTGTCAGCAAATTTGAGATGAAACGCTTCGAGACACCAGACATCGATTTTGAACTCGCATGCAGCAAAGGTACTTATGTTCGTAGCGTGGCGCATGATCTTGGTGCGAAGCTCGAATGCGGTGCGCACTTGTCGGCCTTGCGACGGACGAAAATTGATCGTTTCTTGATTTCAGAATCCCATGATTTGGAGTCTCTTAAGGAGATGTCGAATGCAGACAAACGCTCGGTGTTGATCCCAGTTAATAAAGCGGTGCCAAGTCATGTGATGTCCTGA
- a CDS encoding DHH family phosphoesterase → MSAEVLSYPEQQPIFDAALNSLRGKRVAVLGHVRPDGDCIGSQVGLCRIFRASGIDAFCVNNDSVPRVLKPFVGDTPFMTSAEWDGTADALVSVDCADIKRFGPHLKERVDTIRLNIDHHLSNPGYAEENIIIGTAAATGEILANLALDGGYVVDAVAAQALYIGIATDTGQFRFSATTEAVFNVCRRLMSLGADPATAAYELYENETYGKLQLLQRFLASFRKEFDGRVVVGLIEDGVYESTGTTPEDSEGLVDYARAIEGVDMGILLEEYRGKLKGSLRAKDPKYRVDQVAKQFSGGGHAAAAGLNQDCSIEEFYPVLIEAVGKQLHAIDREEG, encoded by the coding sequence ATGAGCGCTGAGGTTTTGAGCTACCCAGAGCAGCAGCCAATATTCGATGCTGCCCTGAACAGTTTGCGTGGGAAACGTGTGGCTGTCTTGGGGCATGTGCGTCCAGATGGTGACTGTATTGGCTCCCAAGTCGGGTTATGCCGTATATTCCGGGCCAGTGGAATCGATGCCTTTTGCGTCAATAATGATTCTGTGCCTCGTGTGCTTAAGCCTTTTGTTGGCGATACACCTTTCATGACTTCCGCAGAATGGGATGGAACAGCAGATGCCTTAGTCAGTGTAGATTGTGCTGATATCAAGCGTTTTGGTCCTCATCTAAAGGAGCGGGTGGATACGATCCGTCTCAATATCGATCATCATCTCTCGAACCCAGGCTATGCTGAGGAAAATATCATTATAGGCACCGCGGCGGCAACAGGCGAAATTCTCGCGAACCTGGCGCTGGATGGGGGTTATGTCGTCGATGCAGTGGCCGCTCAGGCACTCTACATCGGAATCGCAACGGATACTGGCCAATTCCGGTTTTCGGCGACGACCGAGGCGGTATTTAACGTGTGTCGCCGCTTGATGTCTCTCGGAGCAGACCCGGCAACAGCTGCCTACGAGCTCTACGAAAATGAGACCTATGGCAAGTTGCAGCTCTTACAGCGTTTTCTGGCGTCCTTTCGCAAGGAGTTTGATGGCCGTGTGGTGGTGGGATTGATTGAGGACGGTGTGTATGAATCTACCGGCACGACTCCTGAGGACTCGGAAGGACTAGTGGATTATGCGCGTGCCATTGAGGGCGTCGATATGGGTATCCTTCTAGAGGAGTATCGGGGTAAGCTGAAAGGTAGCTTGAGAGCAAAAGATCCTAAGTATCGCGTCGATCAAGTCGCTAAACAGTTCTCCGGCGGGGGTCATGCCGCTGCTGCAGGATTGAATCAAGACTGCTCGATCGAGGAATTTTACCCGGTATTGATTGAAGCTGTGGGTAAGCAATTACATGCCATAGACCGCGAAGAAGGTTAA
- the rbfA gene encoding 30S ribosome-binding factor RbfA, translated as MGKRITRVNELLMRELSLQLHTTYKDESVYITITDVDVSPDLRSGVVYYSVLGDEEKSRAARKFFHRVAAPLRQSVSKMVKIKYTPFLKYVEDDSMARGTRTVSLIDSIVDEEPPSKEQAE; from the coding sequence ATGGGAAAGAGAATCACCCGAGTCAACGAGCTGCTGATGCGCGAGCTATCGTTGCAGCTCCACACGACTTACAAGGACGAGTCCGTTTACATCACCATAACGGATGTAGACGTGTCTCCGGATCTACGCAGCGGTGTGGTCTATTATTCGGTTCTCGGCGATGAAGAGAAGAGCCGTGCTGCACGAAAATTTTTTCACCGGGTCGCAGCGCCCTTGCGACAGAGTGTTTCCAAAATGGTGAAGATAAAATACACACCGTTCCTAAAGTATGTCGAAGACGATTCCATGGCTCGCGGTACGCGGACTGTGTCGCTGATCGATTCGATAGTTGACGAAGAGCCACCATCTAAAGAACAGGCGGAGTGA